From a single Haladaptatus caseinilyticus genomic region:
- a CDS encoding ABC transporter permease: protein MGMQRYLAKRIFHAFVVIYVVATVVFVAVRSIPGDPARLMLGGDADPQALAAVRQELGLNQPIYVQYIRWLGELVQGDFGESIHTQQSVITMLVDVAEPTLSIALLGMLIAICIAVPAGIISAIHRYSTEDYLATLISFFGISMPGFWIGILLILGIGTRFEAIPSFGYVPLSDGIVPWFKHILLPAIAVGLPYGGILMRMTRSSMLEVLNEDYMRTARAKGLSPRLVLFKHGFQNALMPVVTIAGILLAVVLGGVVAVEIVFGIQGLGRLLISSINRRDFPVVQGTVIIISFVFVFMNLIVDMLYTVINPKIKYGGSE, encoded by the coding sequence ATGGGAATGCAGCGGTATCTCGCGAAGCGGATATTCCACGCTTTCGTCGTCATCTATGTCGTCGCGACGGTTGTGTTCGTCGCCGTTCGCTCGATTCCTGGTGACCCAGCCCGTCTGATGCTGGGTGGTGACGCCGATCCACAGGCGCTCGCAGCGGTTAGACAGGAACTCGGGCTCAATCAGCCAATATATGTCCAATATATACGGTGGCTTGGCGAACTCGTACAGGGTGATTTTGGTGAATCGATCCATACCCAACAGAGTGTTATCACGATGCTCGTTGACGTCGCAGAGCCGACGCTGTCAATTGCTCTACTTGGAATGTTGATTGCGATCTGTATTGCAGTACCCGCTGGTATCATCAGCGCCATCCACCGATACTCCACGGAAGACTATCTTGCGACGCTCATTTCCTTTTTCGGCATTAGCATGCCGGGATTTTGGATTGGAATCCTACTGATTCTGGGTATCGGGACTCGTTTTGAAGCCATTCCGTCATTCGGATACGTCCCACTCTCAGACGGAATTGTTCCGTGGTTTAAACACATCCTCCTTCCGGCAATTGCAGTTGGCCTGCCATATGGCGGGATTCTCATGCGCATGACCCGATCTTCGATGCTAGAAGTGCTAAATGAAGATTATATGCGAACGGCTCGAGCGAAAGGACTCTCTCCACGACTCGTGCTGTTCAAGCATGGATTCCAAAACGCGCTCATGCCAGTTGTCACAATCGCTGGAATTCTGTTGGCTGTTGTCCTCGGTGGTGTCGTCGCGGTCGAGATCGTCTTCGGCATTCAAGGACTTGGCCGGCTGCTCATTAGTTCAATCAACCGACGTGACTTCCCAGTGGTGCAGGGTACCGTTATTATCATCTCGTTTGTGTTTGTGTTCATGAATCTCATTGTCGACATGCTATACACAGTCATCAATCCCAAAATCAAGTACGGAGGTAGTGAATAA
- a CDS encoding ABC transporter permease translates to MMSILSIVGHDSDGATVFGIRTDLIERLVDTIKRDFKAKIGLTIVLTFLAAAIFAPELAPFDPMVQEFEMLQAPTLTGDHPLGTDSYGRDLLSRIMYGARISLLVGIGAVSVGAFAGVTIGLIAGYYGNWIDDVLMRIIDVMWAFPWLLIAIMLVAIFGQSLWNVIFAVGFAYIDDFARITRGEVLSIREEEYTLAAKSVGLGDFQIIAEEVLPNTVAPLIVQFTVLVARAMLAEATLSFLGLGVKPTTPTWGALLGQGRNFLTQAWWISVIPGLMIMITVLGINLFGDALRDAFDVKDDGGA, encoded by the coding sequence ATGATGTCGATACTTTCCATTGTCGGGCATGACTCCGATGGAGCAACGGTGTTCGGTATTCGAACAGACCTCATTGAACGCCTTGTAGACACTATCAAACGGGACTTCAAAGCAAAAATAGGGCTCACAATTGTCCTTACGTTCCTTGCCGCAGCGATTTTCGCGCCCGAACTCGCACCGTTCGACCCGATGGTACAGGAGTTCGAGATGCTTCAAGCACCCACACTTACTGGTGATCATCCGCTCGGGACGGATTCATACGGCAGAGATCTCTTATCAAGGATCATGTACGGCGCACGGATCAGTTTACTTGTCGGCATCGGTGCTGTCTCCGTTGGTGCATTTGCCGGTGTTACGATCGGCCTGATTGCTGGCTACTACGGAAATTGGATCGACGATGTATTGATGCGCATTATCGACGTTATGTGGGCTTTCCCGTGGTTGCTCATCGCGATCATGCTCGTCGCGATCTTTGGCCAGAGTCTCTGGAATGTTATTTTTGCAGTCGGGTTCGCATACATTGACGACTTCGCTCGAATCACACGTGGTGAAGTACTTTCGATTCGGGAAGAAGAGTACACGCTCGCCGCAAAAAGCGTCGGATTGGGTGACTTCCAGATCATCGCCGAAGAGGTGCTTCCGAATACCGTTGCACCACTTATCGTCCAATTTACCGTTCTAGTTGCTCGTGCGATGCTTGCAGAGGCGACACTCTCTTTCCTCGGGTTAGGTGTCAAGCCAACCACGCCGACTTGGGGAGCACTTCTCGGACAAGGTAGAAATTTCCTCACCCAGGCGTGGTGGATCTCCGTGATTCCCGGGTTGATGATCATGATTACCGTTCTTGGCATCAACCTCTTTGGTGACGCACTCAGGGACGCCTTTGACGTGAAAGATGATGGGGGTGCCTGA
- a CDS encoding ABC transporter ATP-binding protein, producing MNDEPLLEVRNLRTSFETERGTVDAVDGISFEIYPGEVFGMVGESGSGKSVTALSLLQLLDSNSTVEADAVRFKGENLLAKSDAEMQDVRSGEISMIFQDPSTSLNPVMTIGEQIAEVYRQHASSAESGGFWPEMKRKYVSGTSTESESWQRAIKLLDTVGIPDPEVRATEYPHQLSGGMRQRVVIAQALAGDPELIIADEPTTALDVSIEAQILNELVDLKNDYDVSVMLITHDMGVVRETCDRVAVMYAGELMEQAMDDDLFAEPHHPYTQGLLSSIPRITDDREWLDVIEGTVPDLIDKPAGCPFRDRCDRAFEMCDHPLVGYDVNSDINSEPSGHTAYCHLHNGHVETNADGHAVHINEGARAEVESKRVEVKSDEMARADGGDTQ from the coding sequence ATGAACGATGAGCCATTACTAGAGGTTCGCAACCTTCGCACGAGTTTCGAAACTGAACGGGGAACTGTCGACGCTGTTGATGGGATTTCGTTCGAAATCTATCCTGGGGAAGTGTTCGGCATGGTTGGCGAGAGTGGGTCGGGAAAATCCGTCACAGCACTCTCGCTACTCCAGTTGCTTGATTCGAATAGCACCGTCGAGGCCGACGCCGTCCGGTTCAAGGGTGAAAACCTCCTTGCCAAATCCGATGCTGAGATGCAAGACGTTCGTAGCGGCGAGATCAGCATGATATTCCAGGATCCGTCGACGTCTCTTAATCCGGTAATGACGATTGGCGAGCAAATTGCCGAAGTCTATCGGCAGCACGCTAGTTCAGCTGAATCCGGTGGGTTCTGGCCAGAGATGAAACGAAAGTATGTGTCTGGCACCAGTACAGAGAGTGAATCATGGCAGCGTGCCATCAAATTGCTCGACACAGTTGGCATTCCTGATCCGGAAGTGCGTGCCACTGAATATCCCCATCAGCTTTCAGGCGGAATGCGTCAGCGCGTCGTTATCGCACAGGCACTCGCTGGCGACCCCGAGCTCATAATCGCGGACGAACCGACTACTGCACTTGACGTGAGCATCGAAGCGCAAATCCTAAACGAACTCGTCGATCTCAAGAACGACTACGATGTCTCAGTAATGCTCATCACCCACGATATGGGGGTTGTCAGAGAGACATGCGATCGTGTCGCGGTGATGTATGCCGGTGAACTAATGGAGCAGGCAATGGATGATGACCTCTTTGCAGAACCACACCACCCCTATACGCAGGGACTGTTGAGCTCTATCCCCCGAATTACGGACGACCGTGAATGGTTGGACGTTATCGAAGGAACTGTTCCGGATCTCATCGACAAGCCTGCGGGCTGTCCATTCCGAGACCGATGTGATCGAGCGTTCGAAATGTGTGACCACCCACTCGTTGGGTACGATGTAAATTCGGATATCAACTCCGAACCTAGCGGACACACAGCATATTGCCATCTACACAACGGTCACGTTGAAACCAACGCGGATGGCCACGCGGTTCACATCAATGAGGGTGCACGTGCGGAAGTTGAATCCAAACGAGTCGAGGTAAAGAGCGATGAAATGGCACGAGCAGATGGCGGTGATACCCAATGA
- a CDS encoding ABC transporter ATP-binding protein: MSSETTLIDEEKRELPKSEPLFHATGVKKHFSTDTGLIDRLIGDDKSVKAVDDVDIMVGYEETLGLVGESGCGKTTLGRVLSRLYEPTDGTLTFEGKDITTLEGKALKNLRKNIQVIFQDPLSSLNPRKTVGEIVEKPLKVHDIETEQGTRARVGELFKEVGLRKSHLDRYPHEFSGGQRQRVGIARALAVEPKLIIADEPVSALDVSVQAQIINLLKRLQKEYGLSYLFIAHDLSVVKHISDRVAVMYLGNIVETGPTAYIYDNPQHPYTRALLNSIPNIAGDGSVRENPLSGTPPSPIDPPEGCPFHTRCPEYIGGECDGSKPELQSVAHATGTIGQTMAPEEEIERIDERQAHLASCHWLEHPANERRAQDPYADESGRDWK, from the coding sequence ATGAGTTCAGAGACAACTCTGATAGATGAAGAAAAACGTGAACTACCAAAAAGTGAACCGTTGTTTCACGCAACAGGTGTGAAAAAACACTTTTCGACCGATACGGGGCTTATTGACCGCCTCATTGGTGATGATAAATCGGTGAAAGCGGTTGATGACGTCGATATCATGGTTGGATACGAAGAAACACTCGGCCTCGTCGGTGAGTCTGGTTGCGGCAAAACAACGCTAGGGCGGGTTCTGTCCCGACTTTATGAGCCAACGGACGGAACGCTTACGTTCGAGGGGAAAGATATAACCACTCTCGAAGGTAAAGCACTGAAAAATCTGCGGAAAAATATACAAGTAATCTTTCAAGACCCGCTGTCTTCACTCAACCCACGAAAGACTGTTGGTGAGATCGTCGAAAAGCCCCTCAAAGTACACGATATCGAAACAGAACAGGGAACACGTGCGCGTGTCGGTGAATTGTTCAAAGAAGTTGGTCTTCGAAAATCTCACTTAGATCGCTATCCACACGAATTCTCCGGTGGTCAGCGCCAACGCGTTGGTATTGCACGTGCCCTTGCTGTTGAGCCCAAATTGATCATTGCAGACGAACCAGTTTCGGCATTGGACGTTTCTGTGCAAGCTCAAATCATTAATCTCTTGAAACGCCTACAAAAGGAGTACGGGCTCTCTTACCTCTTCATTGCTCATGATCTCTCTGTTGTCAAGCACATCTCCGATCGTGTCGCGGTGATGTATCTGGGCAATATCGTCGAAACGGGTCCAACAGCATACATTTACGATAATCCTCAGCATCCCTACACTCGGGCACTATTGAACTCGATTCCGAACATTGCGGGTGATGGGTCAGTGCGCGAAAATCCGCTATCGGGCACACCCCCAAGCCCCATCGATCCTCCTGAAGGTTGTCCGTTTCACACGCGCTGTCCAGAGTATATTGGAGGCGAATGCGATGGGTCGAAGCCTGAACTTCAGTCGGTAGCCCACGCAACTGGAACCATTGGGCAGACAATGGCACCCGAGGAGGAAATAGAGAGGATCGATGAAAGACAAGCCCATCTCGCCTCCTGTCACTGGTTAGAACACCCTGCAAACGAACGGCGTGCACAGGATCCATATGCTGATGAGAGCGGTAGGGATTGGAAATGA
- a CDS encoding OFA family MFS transporter, producing MASDSSKDYAQRAREQLGFSRWWLIVAAAIAMAVVSPYQYVWSSIEGPLARDLDIPLTQLGLVFALFVIFQSGSQFPVGWWRDRHGPREITLAAAALAGGSYFGLAYSTAIWQLYVLYSLGAIGVGIVYTVSVNTALKWFPDRRGLTTGAGTMAFAGGAALFVPYVRANASIGGYSEVLRNMGFVIGIAIFIAAFVLRDPPANWCSQGDVGEKHYSRQDYSWREVLGTWQFWVMYGIFVAVSGAGLMLTAKIVLFAQQMELNAVTATMSATFLPIAGGVGRLLLGDLSDRLDRQKAMAASFTLCGLGLFAVVWFGQTNSSLGFIISVMIATFFWSPQYTLFPSLVADYYGETHSSANYALLYSGKMWGGVFGGAITAWLATATSWAIVFSIGGVFAVCGGLAALVLRSPTNNSQPTSEVVRSPAPGGDE from the coding sequence ATGGCTTCTGATAGCAGTAAGGACTACGCACAGCGTGCTCGCGAACAACTCGGCTTTTCGCGCTGGTGGCTCATTGTTGCCGCAGCGATAGCGATGGCTGTCGTCAGTCCATATCAGTACGTTTGGTCTTCGATCGAGGGCCCGTTAGCGAGGGATCTCGACATCCCTCTCACCCAACTTGGGCTGGTTTTCGCGCTCTTTGTCATCTTCCAGTCTGGATCACAGTTCCCGGTCGGATGGTGGCGTGACCGACACGGACCACGAGAGATAACACTTGCTGCAGCCGCGCTCGCCGGTGGTAGCTATTTCGGGCTTGCTTATTCGACAGCGATCTGGCAACTGTATGTCCTATACTCACTTGGTGCGATTGGTGTGGGTATCGTCTATACGGTCTCAGTGAATACGGCATTGAAATGGTTTCCTGACCGACGTGGTCTTACCACAGGTGCTGGGACGATGGCATTTGCAGGTGGTGCCGCACTCTTTGTTCCCTACGTTCGCGCAAATGCTTCCATCGGCGGCTATAGCGAGGTGCTACGGAACATGGGATTCGTCATCGGTATCGCCATTTTCATCGCTGCATTTGTTTTGCGTGACCCCCCGGCAAACTGGTGTTCTCAGGGTGACGTAGGTGAAAAGCACTACTCTCGGCAAGATTATAGTTGGCGCGAGGTTCTTGGTACGTGGCAGTTCTGGGTAATGTACGGAATTTTCGTCGCGGTGAGCGGGGCAGGATTAATGCTTACGGCGAAGATCGTCTTGTTCGCTCAACAGATGGAGCTGAATGCGGTGACGGCTACGATGTCGGCGACGTTCCTACCCATCGCTGGTGGTGTCGGCCGTCTCTTATTAGGAGACCTTTCCGACCGATTGGATCGGCAGAAGGCAATGGCAGCGTCGTTTACGCTCTGTGGTCTTGGTTTGTTTGCTGTCGTCTGGTTCGGGCAAACGAACTCGAGTCTTGGCTTTATTATCTCAGTTATGATAGCGACATTTTTCTGGAGCCCTCAGTACACGCTTTTTCCAAGTCTCGTGGCTGATTATTACGGTGAGACTCATTCTTCAGCTAATTATGCACTCCTCTACTCGGGCAAAATGTGGGGCGGCGTTTTCGGTGGTGCAATTACTGCATGGCTTGCTACGGCAACGAGTTGGGCCATTGTATTCAGTATCGGCGGTGTGTTCGCCGTCTGTGGTGGTTTGGCCGCGCTCGTTTTGCGTTCACCGACGAACAATTCACAGCCCACCAGTGAGGTTGTTCGCTCACCCGCGCCAGGGGGCGACGAATAA
- a CDS encoding DNA polymerase domain-containing protein, protein MPLRDSDAGALTKYFGKVAGEDEYKYRGIECRQRRTLSYIDAAQKALIRAVNEYRDPEEVCEELRSWVDRLERGAVDPNELVITNRVSKKQEDYTQSTQSVAALERAADLGLARAPGQSVSYVVVDDSKKSRERVMLASEYDLGFYRELLVRAAASVVSPLRWRESDIEKELKEYTESSLASFG, encoded by the coding sequence GTGCCGTTACGTGATTCGGACGCTGGTGCGTTAACGAAGTACTTCGGGAAGGTTGCTGGGGAGGACGAGTACAAGTATCGGGGCATCGAGTGTCGCCAACGGAGGACGCTGTCGTATATCGATGCAGCGCAGAAAGCGTTGATTCGAGCGGTGAATGAGTACCGTGATCCGGAGGAGGTTTGTGAGGAATTGCGGTCCTGGGTCGATCGCCTTGAACGTGGGGCGGTCGATCCGAATGAGTTGGTGATTACGAATCGGGTTTCGAAGAAACAGGAGGACTACACGCAGTCGACGCAGAGTGTAGCAGCGCTGGAGCGGGCGGCTGATCTGGGGTTGGCGCGTGCACCCGGTCAGAGTGTATCGTATGTGGTGGTGGACGATTCGAAGAAATCTCGGGAGCGGGTGATGTTGGCGAGTGAGTATGATCTCGGGTTTTATCGGGAATTGTTGGTTCGTGCGGCAGCGAGTGTGGTGTCACCGCTTAGGTGGCGTGAGTCGGATATTGAAAAGGAGTTAAAAGAGTATACTGAATCCAGTTTGGCGTCTTTCGGGTAA